In the Corythoichthys intestinalis isolate RoL2023-P3 chromosome 18, ASM3026506v1, whole genome shotgun sequence genome, cgctttgttttgattaatcggcgcatgtcagacggcagttgtcaaacgtcctttcggaataaaggcagtcacatgtaaacgctggatcggaatagatgaagtgacatgtaaacagctgatgtgaaatttccattcggaatgatttgaatcggtatgaataaaagtcagcatgtaaacgtggctattgatttgtcatcacttttgcaccctcaattaatgttgttccaaaattgaaatccttacaaaaccgaaACGTCATTTCAATTATCAATAATACTGGAAGCTAGTAGCTAGCTAGATAGCTAGCTATGATGGAAAAATGACCGCACTGTCTTATTGTTCAATAAATTAATTTAGACAAGGCTCAATTGTGTCATATCTAGTGATTTTAGCGctttaattggaaaaacaattacgtttgcctgaattaaattcAACTTATAGGTAACATCCAGGCTAAGTAGGCCTTCGCTTGTTTGCCAATCACAGCAAATGGACGATTTCTTACAGTTTCGGCAACTTTGTCACGTTGTGTCAGGCAAACCGCGTTTTATGTACAACTTTGATGACAAACGCGGTTTATTCTACCGTAAGACATCATTGCTCATAAAGGCTCTGAAGAAAAGGGTTACCGATACCAACAGACTTACCTATAAATATGGCTATCCTTAAATGAGGTGTTTCCAGTGGAGTTTGCTTGAGGTGATACGCCGTCTTCCCCCTCAACCACgaacacaaatatttttttaccgtaactcccgctcatccataattcgattacttttcaatcatatttcccagtcaatcaaaaatcaactatttgttaaCATTATTTCataaactataaaacaatgttaactaaagatcccgatcgatcgggtccgatcacgtcactttcaaagtatcggaatcggcaaaaaaatatcagacaagcctttttttaatatactgtatatatatattttaatcaaaTCGTATTCTAatcgtatttaacgttacagacaaaaagtcttacactcatctagagtctttagttttggcttaaagtagggctattaaatttatcgcgttaacggtggtaattaattttttaaaaattaatcacggcaattaacgcatgcgctgcacgacccactcacgcattgtcgcgttcaatctataatggcgccgttttatccttatatagagctaaaaggcagcgtaaaatgagtgaattttggcagccactGGAGCCtcgttttaattggctaaagtcttaaaatccctctctcatcaATTAGAAAAatcgtgagaagcaatgtggggaacaaAGGTAatggttgatctttttcttaacatcctgtgttacttcccaacgcagagaagatatatcaattggtgcccctacgcacagtcatggttgcacttcccatcatgcatttgggcagaagttaaatggctacagtatcattgactgaaagctcaacaaatacactagatggcaatatttagtcacaatatacaaagtcacatttatcctttaagaattacaagtcgttctatccgtggatccctctcacagaaagaatgttaataatgtaaatgccatcttgaggatttcttgtcataataaacaaatacagtacttatgtactgtatgttgaatgtgtatattcgtccgagttttattcatttttttcttaatgcattgccaaaatgtatatgatcgggaaaaataatcgggaatgattggaattgaatcgggagcaaaaaaaaaaaaaagcaatcagatcgggaaatatcgggatcagcagatactcaaattaaaacgatcgggagcaaaaaaacatgatcggaacaaccccaatgttaacccaaccaacattccgctgtcgatcttgTATCGCTGAATcgacgtcacttttgcaccatcaattaatgttgtttcaacgttgaaatccttacaaaacctaaacgtcatttcgattattaataatattggaacaacggtgaatcattgttatgttttcgaccaaaacgcccgctcatccataattcaatgacttttcaatcatatttcccggtcaatcataaatcaactatttgtcaacattagttgatcaactataaaacaatgttaactagaggcgtgcgaaatttccgattcttagattattcgctattcggccgtggaagattcgagaatgattcacaaatatccaaattccgattattgaattataccaggtaaagtggaagtaaaacacagtaggcgcggtctttgggacgcaatgaggaacggaccgagagtaaatatcatgttcaactcatgccgctagataaaaaaacaatcatacctgactgcggccgacagccgctacaaacaacgcccaattgctagttgctacaaacatacggctacagtagatatcatatatatgtagactaGATGCATAATGACcgacgacgtcggtgttagaacatgtattattgaacagagatgcgaaatgacatactttccggcgtaagtaaacagccgccatcttaaagcagtagacctctctagaaggctctgttgtagagaacctaattaactttttatctaaaatactcctaaatgggcagaatcttgtcttgaatctatctttaaatgatgaaatagttttaaaactttgacaaaagtagacagaagggaaattatggaattatggagcaattttaacaactgtaacagttgattcacaacattaaattaattgaatgtagtttaaagctgctgatacagaatggggactggagtttttcatttactgttatttttatatatttgtttattgttatatgttaacttgatactgaaatagtagtttggtttagcctgagagtatttttgaacaattttgaaactaatgtacaaaacattaaaacaaaaacaaaaaaaaaacaaaacaaaaaaaggaggtgggtgcatcaataatcgttttataatcgaatcggagcctctgaatcgtaatcgaattgttaggtgcccaaagattcccagctctaatgttaacccaaccatcaccTGACATTCCACAGAACAACggtgtttcaacgtcacttgacgtagaaaatttcgatgtcaaccatactgatgattttgatggaaaatcaacgtttattcagtGTCGGTCTGCTATGTGGGCATAGAACAATGGTATTTGCAATGTTGATTCAACATTGTTTATTGTCGAAAATTTCtgtgtcaaccatactgatgattttgatggaaaatcaacgtttaattcacgtcggtctgctatctgggcccCTTTAAATGTTCAtcattatttgaacataatttttaataaataaataaaatacactcTGGCTATGGTTCTCCATCAGACTAtcaaattgttgttttttttttaattagacgtccaataaatttaaactggaaggactgactgtgaatgcccatgttttagtgccattgacggcactagaactCCATTGCATTTGGACGTCTACCGCGGTCAACACCATTCAATGATTTAAATGTCACATTTCAATGGTTCCAAATGAAACTCAAAAGATCCAAATTGGACGCTGACCAGCATCCTCGTCGCACTCAGACGCTGACCGCACCCTTGGGGAATACCACACTGATTGCAGTCCGACAGCGCGGTGATAATTTACCTCCTAGGCACACTTATCATTTGGCTTCAGGTTGAAGCTTCTGTATTTTATGAACTATCACTTTTGGACGCTTGGAGGCAGGAATACTCATTTCAAGAGAAGCCAGTGGAGCTTTAATGCAGCTGCAGCTTTCCTCATTCACATGCTGAGTGGAGCGgcagaagaggaggaggaggaagaggagggaggagtacccccccccccccaccaccaccaccctcATCTCGCTCCAGCTCTGCTCATTGTTGGACAGCTCTCTCACGCACGCAGATGAGGAGCTGCGCATTGAGCGGATTGCGGCAATTAAGACGAAAGAGATACCTCTTAGGCTAGAAGGTGCGAGCTCCATCATCATCCCCATCCTCCTGAAATGCGTCACTGCATCCCTGCACTAAACGCCAGGTAAGCCTTTTGTTATTGATACGCTTCTTGTTAGAAAGGTGCATTTTGGAGTGATATTTGTCGTGAGATGCTCGCGGTGTGTTATCTGTTCAGGTGAGCGCATGCGCGGTCCGGCTTCCCCGCGTTGATCCATCACCCCTCCCCACACACCTCGGCAAACTCCCCCATCGCGAAGGCTCCAGCGGGCCGGATGACGCCCCCGAGCTCCGCGTCGTGCCCGGGTGTCAACGGCACGTGCGCGGAGCAGCTGAGCGCGGCCTTCCCGCCGCTGTCGTCCACGCTGGCTCTCCTGGTGCTGGTGGCCGCGCTGGCGGGCGTCGTCATCGTCTCCGTGGCCACCTTCCACTTCCACAAAAGGAGGCTGAAGAAGCGGAAGATCCAGAAGGCGCAGGAGGAGTACGAGCGCGATAGTCGCAAGGCGGCGGCAGCGGCGGCGGGAGGAACCGCCAGGCCGTGCGTCATTGCGCGCCCGGTGCGCTGCGCCGCCGACCGGGAGGGCGACGGAGAAGCCCCCGCCGACTGCTAAACCTCAGGGAACGAGACTGTGGAATAAACAGGAAAAAGCAATAAGGCACAAAGAACTCTCATCCATCTCTGCTGCTGCTTGTAGATGACCCTCACACAGAATACAGTACTGAGCATGCATAGTGATTCCCAACGTCTTAACATACAATTCATTTCTCTGAGTTAATTGGATTCAAGTTTAAATCTCGGATCATCTTTTgtcattaccgtaattttctgtctataagccgctacttgcagtccagtgcggcttatttgttgatttttttttttaggttaataggtaacactttatctgacagcaACGTcagaagactgtcataagaccatcagaattatgacatgatactctCATGGGCattaaatgaatgcttatgacagatgtcattaagtgttatccagcatattttgtcactaactccatttatgtccagctcggatcttttacatccattcaaaagtgacataatttgctgttaaacaaagtgttaccgattaatatattttggtgtaaatatcccataatacagtatggacagctgcagcttatggtGCTGtgtggcttatcaatgaacagatgctgttttcgtgtcaaatttggtgggtggcggcttataatcaggtgcgccttatagtccgaaaattacgttaATCTGTAACAGATTTCCCCTGAAACACTTCATTTCAGAGAGGCTTGTGCCACTGACgatactagacgtccaatccattttgactgggaccaTGCAGTCTAAGTGGATTTGACGACTCGTCAATGgcaatggccgtcaatggcggccaatgtcattttacattttacagcaagAACCACCTCAAAGAATACACGGATTCAAATTAATCATTGATCAAAATTAACTGACGTTCATTGCCAAACTAAAACAGCTGCTTTTTTATCATTAGTTAAGTGGTTTTCAAACTGTGGGTCCCAGCGTCATGACTGGAGGGGCAAGGAGCTACCATGAactttattattaatttatacCAGCAGATGGAGTTAATTTTACTACTAAACATCTTAATAACACCATCAAAAGagggctgtttaaaaaaataaaaataaaacaaaaaaacaatgtttggcCGCTGGCATGGACAAAGTTAAGTGATTATTGAAGTTGTTGTTTGTTACGTTTTTGTTGATCACGAGAGGAATGTTTGTAATTTAATTTCATCTCCAAAAGGAGGCCCTGCAAAAACAGTTTGGGAACTACTGTTAGTGTAGCAGACCAAAATGTTCTGGAAATGAAACATTCAATGTGAATCTTAAACTGAAAACTAAAGGCGCACTCTGAGAGCAGACTGCtgcctaagcagccaaattcaaagcattgcCATATTTTTGACCTCTATGACCTTTGAATCTTTCGCTTTTCATCATATCAACTATCCTTCAAGTTAGTTATATAGGCTAATCAGGTATCATGTTACAGCGAATTTCCTTTCCTGACCTTTGTGACCTCTGACCTCATAAGCCTAAAATTTAATCTCTTCCGTTTCATATTATAAACATAtccagccatagacttcataacgatattgacgggtcacggggccgattaatagggggcctgcattgttggcgtggccgtcaaagctgaccaagtggaatcacagacaaagagctttttcgttgaaaatcttgtgaataaatgcttaaatccctgaattctttatagatatggaggcaaaacagttttgattcttagttaaaagcaaaaaaacgtgcattaagcaattattttacatattacagtggggagaacaagtatttgatacactgccaatgggaacaagtatttgatacactgccaatgggatttcccattggcagtgtatcaaatacttgttctccccactgtatgttgaagtacgatgcCAGCCTGTTGGTCaacgtggcggccgccatatgtagacagagcttttccagtgaaacttcttgtaaataaatgcttaaatccctgaattctttatagatatggacgtaaaacagtcttgattcttggtcaagagcacaaaaataaaacgtgcagttagcatttattttacgaaaatatgtcgaagtgcaatgctagtctgttagtcaatatgGCAGCCGCCTTAAGTAAACAGAGCTgtttcggtgaaaattcttgtgaataaatgcttaaatccctgaattctttatagatatggacgtaaaacattcgTTTCTGGGTCAAGagcacaaaaataaaatgtgcagttagcatttattttacgaaaatatgtcgaagtgcgatgctagtctgttagtcaatctggcagccgccttatgtaaacagagctgtttcggtgaaaattattgtgaataaatgcttaaatccctgaattctttatagatatggccgTAAAACAttagattcttggtcaaaagcacacacacacacacaaaaaaaggaacgtgcagttagcatttattttacgtaaatatgtcgaagtacgatgctagcctgttggtcaatgtggcggccgctatctgtaaacagagcttttccagtgaaaattcttgtgaataaatgcttaaatccctgaattctttctagatatgtacgtaaacagtctcgattcttggttaaaagtaagaagaagaaaaaaaaaaaaaaaagtgcagttagcatttattttacgtaaatatgtcaaagaatgacGGTAGTCAGACAATGTGgcagcagccttacaacaaagagctttttacgttgaaaattgtgaaaaacgaaaaatataataattaccttgaatcctcgatcaaatcactcctgagaaaatccttcctgtttgtatgtggtacagttttcgtactttttcaacataaatccggcgtttgatcgctgcatgtgttgctgcgacctactgcgaataactgaagcggattgtgactTGAAGTGGTGCAGTGAAGGTTGAATctgacctgtcaatatcattatgaagtctatgaggtTTCATCTACTGGGGAGGTAACAACTAATAAATGctgtggatttttaaaaaataaattcatttgAACATTTAGTTCAGTTAATCTTTCACGTATGAGTAGAGGGAGCCTACGTCCCACTGGTGGTACTCCTACCACACTTTGAGAACCACTGGCTTAATGATTATATATTTCCCTTTATCTCAGGCACAAAAATGAATTGCTTCGTATCTCAAAAAACCTCCCATTTCAAAGCACCATTGTATTTTACATGAGAAAAAATTTCACGTTTCTTTCAACACATTAGCTGGGAATCACTgcactagagcaggggtgtccgaaATTCATCTAGGggcgtcctttttttttcatttttgggcGCTCAGAAACATAACAACCATATTGTACCAGGGGAACACAATGCGGAACTCGAAATTGCATTATGTGTAAAATTGTATAGTCAACTCCCACTTTCCATTATTCAGTGAAAACCTCACCTGTCACTGTTTTGTGCTCAGGGAAAAGAATTCAACTTACATAAGTCAGATAAAAGTCGTGGTTTGACTTCATTTTGTTGTCAGGGAACTATGACGAAGTGAATTGAGGCGCTTCATTTAGACAAGTAGGGTAAGTATTCTGCCTTCATTTGGCATTTCTTGACAACCTTATCACGGATTCAGCGTCCTGCTTTAAGGCAGCGGTGTTTCACTGTCTATTTTTGTACATACAAGAAGCATAAATGTGCCGTAATGATGAAAATTTAAACAGAACATCACAAAACAGGATGAAGGGAAAAGAGGGGGAAAACCCTGCAGAAGCATTTGCTTTGTCACCTTGAACATGAGCCGAAACATCGTCCGATTCAACCTTTTAACAAACATCGGATTGGTTTTAGCCTAAGCGCAAAAGGATTTCCAGATTTGTGCGTGACCCCTCGGTGGAACCCCCTTTTCATTCCCGGACACGCCTGCTCTAAGGTGCCTCGCTCGGAACATTCTCTTGCTCTGCCTCTCGCCTAGGAAGCTTCTTTAAACTCTGGAGACGTTTAAATTTTAACCGGTCTTCGGGATGTGACACACGATTGTGTTGAATTATTCACACGTGGTGACACAacacacacgcgcgcacacatGTCGTAATGGCTTAGCAGATATTCCTTGGCATGTCCTCTGACACCCTAGCATTATGTAGTTAGACTCTTAATGGATGTTGTGGTGCTGTTAGGCAGCGCAAACGCTGCACATATAGACACGTAGGCTTCTTCATTTGGTCATTGTAGTATTACTTCCTTCCTTTCTTCCCTTGATGAAGTGACTTGAAGTGCTCCAATGTCTCTTTTAGACATCTTAGCTCTAGTTATGCAAGACTTTTTGGCTGTAGTAATGCacatgagatttgtttttcttcttccGTGTCAGATAGTAGCTAACGTTTAAGTGCTAATATTTGGACACTTTATATAAAGATTGTGATCTATGAGAATCTATCCTTCCCTCCAGCGGCTCATTTTCTTTCTTTGTGAACTCTGTAGTAACATTAGAGTGGGCCTAAACATACATTCTATCAGTTCACTGTACATGTATGGCATAATGAGGAATGTTTTCTGTAATCTGCCTTATACAaggaacatactgtatgtagtatTTAGcgtttataaataaatattggggGGGTAAACGGGTGTTTTAATCTGCGTGGTTTCAATTGTCCAAATTCTTTCCAATCGATCGGATTCGCCATTGAAGGCGATGGATGTCcaatcatttgaactgggaatgcTGGCCGTAAATGAACCAATGTTGGAAAAAGCTGAGAACTTGGAAGTAGACCGACTGGCCTAGTTTTTAACtggcagtagacgtccaatccatttgggccAAATTCAATTAaccctgtgacctttgacctcatgactcCAAAATGTAGTCacctatagacttcataatattgaCGGGACCCATTctccagacactgcgccacgccttcaagtggaGGGtcatcccacactccgcttcagttattcacagTAGGTCTTAGTTctcttctcaaacacatgcagcaacccaacgccagatttaggttgaaaaagtatgaaagctgtaccgcatacgaaCAGGAAGAATTGTGTCAggaatgatttgttcgaggattcgaggtaattattatattttttgtactatgcatgcattttgaaacgtgaaaaaaatcaatggaagaaatcaaccgctacggcattggcatcataattcgcaatattgacgtaaaataaatgctaaccgcccattttttttttggttttaaccaagaatcgagactgtgttacatccatatctataaagaatttagggatttaagcatttattcaaaagaattttaaacgtaaaaagctctttgtggtgaaaaGGCAGcatcacagtggcttaaagagtagcagcacatttgacatatttacgtaaaatgaacgcagACTGCCCAGTTCTTCCCtcttttaataaagaattgagactgttctacgtccatatctataaggaatttggggatttaagcattcattcacaataattttcaacgtaaaaagctctttgtggtgataaggcggcgccacagtggcttaaagactagcagcacattcgacatatttacgtaaaatgaatgctaactgccctgttttttgcctttaaccaagaattgatactgttttacgtccatatctataaagaattaagggatttaagcatttattcacaagaattttcaacgtaaaaagctctttgtggtgataaggcagcgctacagtggcttaaagagtagcagcacattcgacatatttaccaaaaataaatgctgcctgttgttttgtttttgttttttgcttttaaacaagaatcgagactgttttatatccatgtctataaagaattcagagatttaagcatttattcaatagaattttcaacataaaaagctctttgtggtgaaaaggcagcgccacagtggcttaaagagtagcagcacatttgacatatttacgttaaatgAATgcgaactgcccggttcttcactcttttaacaaagaatcgagactgttttacgtccatatctatgaagaattcagggatttaagcattcattcacaatcattttcaacgtaaaaagctctttgtggtgtaaGGCCCATTCAACGTATTTACGTAATATAAATGGTAACTGCCcgttttcttgttttttgttttgcttttaaccaagaatcgagactgttttacatccatatttataaagaattcagggatttaagcatttatttacaagaatcttcaacgtaaaaagctctttgtttgtgtttccactcgttcAGCTTTaagggagataggccccctatgaatcggccccgtgccctgtcaatatattatgaagtcgatGAATCACCGCTTTTTCCTATTGTCCATTGTTAGCTGGTACAGGCTCCGGCGCCCTGTGACACTCGTAGGAATtagcggctcggaaaatgaatgaatacatgAAAGGtttcacatgcattaggctaccgCATTACACTGAAACAaggcataaatgagaaactgatttccattgaaaattttattcttTTACTGATTTATAAAATTCCATCTAAAACTCcatctactgtaattttcgtactataacccgctacttttttccttcattttgaatcatgcggCTAATAGTCTaggcttatttttttatttatttgggttaataggtaacacattatttgacagcggcgtcataagaccgtcataactatgacatgacaatatcatgggcattactgaatgcttatgacagatcacATTGAGTGTCAAATTgtatcactaactccatttatgtccagctcggatcttttacatctattcaaaagtgagataatttgtcagataacactaaatgacatctgttataagcattccttaatgccaatgacagtgtcatgtcataattatgattttctaatgacagccttatggggcaactgtcaaataaagtgttaccaaatagcataaccagcaattaatgaaacaaatggaacagtaactgaagaaataattagcacagaacatgaattttgactgttactaacatctgtagcgctgcaatgcatgctaggaggtatgTTGGACAATAGTgttttacagcaggtggcagca is a window encoding:
- the LOC130906158 gene encoding uncharacterized protein C11orf87 homolog translates to MTPPSSASCPGVNGTCAEQLSAAFPPLSSTLALLVLVAALAGVVIVSVATFHFHKRRLKKRKIQKAQEEYERDSRKAAAAAAGGTARPCVIARPVRCAADREGDGEAPADC